A single window of Gemmatimonadota bacterium DNA harbors:
- a CDS encoding ComEC/Rec2 family competence protein, translated as ARSAAAAGVAVAAALAVPPAARLLAPPSIELHLIDVGQGDAIAIRTPAGRWVLVDAGPRSDSFDAGRALVAPYLLRHGARELEALILTHPDADHVGGAGAVVRMLDPGVVLDPARPTGKAPYLDAVRAAEAAGSRWARAARGAELHVDGVDLLVLAPDSSVLAAASGANDISAVVLVRYGLFRALLMGDAPAEVELRLIARDPAALRAAVLKVGHHGSHTSTTAELLEVVRPRIALVPVGRRNRYGHPHPVVMERLRVAGATVARTDRHGSVVVRARPDGGARIVQPPLR; from the coding sequence GCGCGGTCGGCGGCCGCCGCGGGGGTCGCGGTGGCGGCGGCGCTCGCGGTTCCGCCCGCGGCGCGGCTGCTGGCGCCCCCGTCGATCGAGCTGCACCTGATCGACGTGGGGCAGGGGGACGCCATCGCGATACGGACGCCGGCGGGGCGCTGGGTGCTCGTCGACGCCGGGCCCCGCTCCGACTCCTTCGACGCCGGCCGCGCGCTGGTCGCTCCGTACCTGCTCAGGCACGGCGCCCGAGAGCTGGAGGCGCTGATCCTGACGCACCCCGACGCGGACCACGTCGGCGGCGCCGGCGCGGTGGTCCGGATGCTCGACCCAGGCGTGGTGCTGGACCCGGCCAGGCCCACCGGAAAGGCGCCCTATCTGGACGCCGTCCGAGCCGCGGAGGCCGCGGGGAGTCGCTGGGCCCGAGCGGCGCGGGGTGCCGAGTTGCACGTGGACGGCGTCGACCTGCTGGTGCTGGCGCCCGATTCCAGCGTGCTTGCAGCGGCATCCGGAGCGAACGACATTTCCGCCGTCGTCCTGGTCAGGTACGGGCTCTTTCGCGCGCTACTCATGGGAGACGCGCCCGCCGAGGTAGAGCTGCGACTGATCGCCCGGGACCCGGCTGCGCTGCGCGCGGCGGTCCTGAAGGTCGGTCACCACGGCAGCCACACCTCTACGACGGCCGAGCTGCTCGAGGTGGTGCGTCCGCGGATCGCGCTGGTGCCGGTTGGCCGGCGCAACCGTTACGGCCATCCTCACCCGGTCGTCATGGAGCGTCTTCGGGTCGCGGGAGCAACGGTCGCGAGGACCGACCGGCACGGCAGCGTGGTGGTGAGAGCGCGGCCCGACGGCGGAGCACGGATCGTGCAGCCGCCGTTGCGGTAG